One Phenylobacterium hankyongense DNA segment encodes these proteins:
- the tldD gene encoding metalloprotease TldD, which translates to MNAHSPAPSILDAAGVDPNRAREILGEAIGGADDGELFVERSESESFLFDDGRLKSAAYDATEGFGLRVVAGETAGYAHASEISEAAIRRAGDSAALARRGYAGVSAEGPRPTNARLYGEDNPLASPGFSDKVALLQEIDAWARARDPRVVQVMASLAGEQRTVEILRADGRLIRDVRPLARINVQVTVEREGRRENGYTGSGGRAGFETWITEANWQGAVDEALRQALVNLEAVPCPAGEMDVVLGPGWNGVLLHEAVGHGLEGDFNRKGTSAFSGKIGQRVAAPGVTVFDDGSLLGRRGSLTVDDEGTPTERTILIEDGVLVGYMHDRMSARLMGQQATGNGRRQSYAHMPMPRMTNTGMLGGDTPREEMIASTKRGLYCANFGGGQVDITNGKFVFQCTEAYLIEDGKVTTPVKGATLIGDGPSALTRVTMIGDDFGFDPGIGVCGKSGQSVPVGVGQPSLKITGLTVGGTSL; encoded by the coding sequence ATGAACGCTCATTCCCCCGCTCCCTCGATCCTGGACGCCGCCGGCGTCGACCCGAACCGCGCCCGCGAGATCCTCGGCGAGGCGATTGGCGGCGCCGACGACGGCGAGCTGTTCGTGGAACGCTCGGAAAGCGAGTCCTTCCTGTTCGACGACGGCCGGCTGAAATCGGCGGCCTATGACGCCACCGAGGGCTTCGGCCTGCGGGTGGTGGCGGGCGAGACCGCCGGCTACGCCCACGCCAGCGAGATCTCCGAGGCCGCGATCCGGCGGGCCGGCGACTCCGCGGCGCTTGCCCGGCGCGGCTACGCCGGCGTCTCCGCCGAGGGCCCGCGCCCGACCAACGCGCGGCTCTATGGCGAGGACAATCCGCTCGCCTCCCCCGGCTTCTCCGACAAGGTGGCGCTGCTGCAGGAGATCGACGCCTGGGCGCGGGCCCGCGATCCGCGGGTGGTCCAGGTGATGGCCTCGCTGGCCGGCGAGCAGCGCACGGTGGAGATCCTGCGCGCCGACGGCCGGCTGATCCGCGACGTCCGCCCGCTCGCACGTATTAATGTGCAGGTCACCGTCGAGCGCGAGGGCCGGCGGGAGAACGGCTACACCGGCTCCGGGGGCCGCGCCGGCTTCGAGACCTGGATCACCGAGGCCAACTGGCAGGGCGCGGTCGACGAGGCCCTGCGCCAGGCCTTGGTCAACCTGGAGGCCGTGCCCTGCCCGGCCGGCGAGATGGACGTGGTGCTCGGCCCCGGCTGGAACGGCGTCCTGCTGCACGAGGCCGTGGGCCACGGGCTGGAAGGCGACTTCAACCGCAAGGGCACCTCGGCCTTCTCCGGCAAGATCGGCCAGCGGGTGGCCGCGCCCGGCGTCACCGTCTTCGACGACGGCTCGCTGCTCGGCCGTCGCGGCTCGCTCACGGTGGACGACGAGGGCACCCCGACCGAGCGCACCATCCTCATCGAGGACGGGGTGCTGGTGGGCTACATGCACGACCGGATGAGCGCGCGGCTGATGGGCCAGCAGGCCACCGGCAACGGCCGCCGGCAGTCCTACGCCCACATGCCGATGCCGCGGATGACCAACACCGGCATGCTCGGCGGCGACACCCCGCGCGAGGAGATGATCGCGTCGACCAAGCGCGGCCTCTACTGCGCCAACTTCGGCGGCGGCCAGGTGGACATCACCAACGGCAAGTTCGTCTTCCAGTGCACCGAGGCCTACCTGATCGAGGACGGCAAGGTGACCACCCCGGTGAAGGGCGCGACCCTGATCGGCGACGGTCCCTCGGCGCTGACGCGGGTGACGATGATCGGCGACGACTTCGGCTTCGACCCCGGCATCGGGGTCTGCGGCAAGTCCGGCCAGAGCGTGCCGGTCGGCGTCGGCCAGCCGTCGCTGAAGATCACCGGCCTGACGGTCGGCGGCACCAGCCTGTAG